Part of the Bryobacteraceae bacterium genome is shown below.
TTGCGGACTCCGCGGGGGTTGATGACGGGATTTTGGGCCAGGGCGCAGGCCGCAAGCGGGAGACAGACCAGCACTCGCAACATATACAAACTTTAACCGAGTAGGCGGAGCAAAGTTGCGGCGAAGTGACGGGTCCCGGCTACCGCGCGCCGGTGCGGACCAGGTAAGGGAAGCGGGCGCGTGGTTTGCCTTCGAGGCGGGTGCTCGAGAAGGGGGTGGGCAGATCGTAGCCGTGGATCGAAACCGCGATCCAGCGGGGTTCGCCAGAGGGACCCGGTTCGATCTCGACGCGGACATGGCTCGCGTCGAGCCAGGGGACGCCCGCTGCCAGCGCCTTCTCCGTGGCTGCCTTCTGGAGTGCTTCCGAGGTTGCGGCCGGGCTATGGGCGGCCTGTGCGGCGGCCTGGGCAACCGCATCCTGCAGCGAATCGATGAGGTAGAACGACCAGGCGAACCGTAGGCCGCCGGCGGCCACCGGCGTCAGCACCGCAAGCAGCAGGGCGAGTTCGATCATTGTGCTGCCGCGGCGCGGCTTCATCGGACCAATTCCGCGAGGGTTGCGCCTTCGCCCATGCGGGCCGTAGAGCGCGTGGAGACGTGGGCCGTATCCTGGCGAACCACGATGCGGACGAGCGTCAGGGGAACCGGCACTGATCCGGCGACGCGGATCTGGGTGATGGCGGCCGGATCGGCGGGGTCCGCGGTCCACTGATCACCGCCGGCGAACTCGATGGTTGCGGAACCGGCCTCAGAACTGGCTGCCATTCGGGCGCGTTCGAGTCCGGCGGCTGTTCCGTCGAGTTCGACGGCGCCGGCCAACGCCGCGGCGTCGGTACGAACCTTGAGCTCTTTCTGGATCAACATCATACGGCTCACATCGAGCATCAGCCCGGCGGCGGCCGCGAACAGAAACATGGCCACGCAGACGGCGATCAGCAGGGCTCCCCGGCGGGCAGGGCGATTCCGTCTCATCAGTTTCCTATCGGCGGATTCGCCGCCGAATATCAGCTATTCTGAAAGTTTCCGTTTGCTATGGCCACGATTTCTCCTTTTCGACCCTACCGATACACGGCGAAAGCCGGGGCGCCGCTGGCGAGCCTCGTCACCCAGCCCTACGACAAGATCTCCCCCACGATGCAGGAGCGGTATCTGGCGGCGAGCCCGTACAACCTCGTTCGCGTGATTCTCGGGAAACCGGCCCCGGACGACCACCCGCTCGACAACGTCTACACGCGCGCGGCGTGCAACCTGAATGACTGGACTTGCGCTGGCGTTCTGGAGCAGGAACAGGAACCGAGCCTCTACGCCTACCTCCAGGAGTTTACCGACCCGGATTCCAGAGAGCGGCTCGTGCGTAAGGGCTTCATCGGGTTGGGCAAGGTGGAAGACTACTCCGCTGGGGTGGTGCACCGGCACGAGCAGACGCTTTCCGGACCGAAGAAGGACCGGCTGGAGCTGGTGCGCCACACGCTTGCCCACTTCGGGCAGCTCTTCATGCTCTATCCGGATCCGGCGCGCGAGATCGACGCCATTCTCGACGAAGCGGCTTCGGGCGCGCCAATCGGCGAGGTGAACGACGAGTATGGCGCCGCGCATCGGCTGTGGAAGATCTCCGACCCGGCCACTGTGGCAAACATCCAGGCGCTGATGCGGGACAAGAAGCTCGTGATCGCGGACGGACATCACCGCTACGAGACCGCGCTCGCGTTCAGCAAGGAGTGCCCGCTCGGCGGCGCCGAACACGTCATGATGACCTTCGTCAACATGCATTCCGACGGACTGCGCATCCTGGCGACGCACCGCATCGTGCGGAACCTTGAAGGATTCAATCCCGCGGCGCTATTGGCGAAGCTGGCGGGTTGCGGAACCGTGTCGCTCATGACGGTGGGCGAGTTCAAGAAGCTCTCGGCGGCGTACGATCCGGCGAAGCTGGTGCTGGGCGTGGCGCTGGCGGGGCAGGAGAAGATCCACGTGCTCGAAGCGCCGCGGAAGGGATTGGACGTCATCTTCCTGCACAAGGATGTGCTCGAGGGAGCGCTCGGAATCGGCGAGGAGGCGGTGCGCGAGCAAAAGTACCTCACCTACGTCCGCGGAATCGACGCGGCGGTGGAGGAAGTGACGCGCAAGGGCGCCCAGGCGGCGTTCCTGCTCCAGCCGACGCGGGTGCAGGAAGTGGCGGACACTTCGTTCGGAGGCGGGGTGATGCCGCAGAAATCCACCGACTTTTATCCGAAGCTGCTGAGCGGGCTGACGGTCTACAAGATCGAGCCGTAGCGGGCGCCGCCGGAGACCGCCGCGCCGATCATTGCGGCAACGGCGTCCACCGGGACCGGTTTCTCCACCGGAACCATCGGATGTTCGTCCGCAGTGCGACCGTGCACGCGTCCCCGCTGCACACCGGCGCCGAAAAGCAGGACCGAGAACGCGGCGTGGAAGTGTTCGTGGTAGCCGTAGTCGTCGCGAGTGCGGATCACCGCGGCGGGCCGGACCGTGCGGCCGAACTCGGGCGCCACTACGACGAGCGTGCTCGCGAGCGCGCCGGATGACTCGAGATCGCGGATCAAGCGGGCGACGGGCGCGTCGATCGCCCGCTTCATTTGCGCCGTGCGGTCCGCGCCGCGGTCATGGGTGTCGAAGCCGGCGAATGGAACGAACGGGAGCGCGGCGTGGAGCATCGCCGGACGAGCGATGACGCGGCGGGCGGCGGCCTCGAGTTGCGCGGCGAACGTCGGGGCGGCGAGACGTTCGAGACGAAGGCGGCCGGCCAGGCGCCGCTGGGCGGGGACGTGCGGCTCGCCGGCGCGCGCGGCGACGGTCCGAATGATCGCGCCGCGGTCGAGCACGGCGGCGATGTTCTCGAGCCCCTCGGCGATACGGACGCCGGAAATGGCTGTCGGAATCGACCGGCAGGCGCCGAAGAGGTTCCGCGCGAGCATCCCCGGTTCAAACGGCGTGTAGTGCTTCGGATCGAAGGTATCGGTCTGGGCGGGCGCGCCGCTGAGGGTGATGAGCAGAAAACGGTCCGCCGCCGGCCGGGCTTCGAGGACCGGCGCGGCGGCGGCGAGTGCGAGCAGTTCGCGGCGGGTCATCGGACCATTATCGCCGCTGGGCCTCCGTTTGGTCCGAGGCCC
Proteins encoded:
- a CDS encoding pilus assembly protein TadG-related protein: MRRNRPARRGALLIAVCVAMFLFAAAAGLMLDVSRMMLIQKELKVRTDAAALAGAVELDGTAAGLERARMAASSEAGSATIEFAGGDQWTADPADPAAITQIRVAGSVPVPLTLVRIVVRQDTAHVSTRSTARMGEGATLAELVR
- a CDS encoding DUF1015 domain-containing protein → MATISPFRPYRYTAKAGAPLASLVTQPYDKISPTMQERYLAASPYNLVRVILGKPAPDDHPLDNVYTRAACNLNDWTCAGVLEQEQEPSLYAYLQEFTDPDSRERLVRKGFIGLGKVEDYSAGVVHRHEQTLSGPKKDRLELVRHTLAHFGQLFMLYPDPAREIDAILDEAASGAPIGEVNDEYGAAHRLWKISDPATVANIQALMRDKKLVIADGHHRYETALAFSKECPLGGAEHVMMTFVNMHSDGLRILATHRIVRNLEGFNPAALLAKLAGCGTVSLMTVGEFKKLSAAYDPAKLVLGVALAGQEKIHVLEAPRKGLDVIFLHKDVLEGALGIGEEAVREQKYLTYVRGIDAAVEEVTRKGAQAAFLLQPTRVQEVADTSFGGGVMPQKSTDFYPKLLSGLTVYKIEP
- a CDS encoding DUF1501 domain-containing protein: MTRRELLALAAAAPVLEARPAADRFLLITLSGAPAQTDTFDPKHYTPFEPGMLARNLFGACRSIPTAISGVRIAEGLENIAAVLDRGAIIRTVAARAGEPHVPAQRRLAGRLRLERLAAPTFAAQLEAAARRVIARPAMLHAALPFVPFAGFDTHDRGADRTAQMKRAIDAPVARLIRDLESSGALASTLVVVAPEFGRTVRPAAVIRTRDDYGYHEHFHAAFSVLLFGAGVQRGRVHGRTADEHPMVPVEKPVPVDAVAAMIGAAVSGGARYGSIL